A region from the Schistocerca serialis cubense isolate TAMUIC-IGC-003099 chromosome 1, iqSchSeri2.2, whole genome shotgun sequence genome encodes:
- the LOC126455784 gene encoding protein IWS1 homolog — protein sequence MRIWADEPPNEKLDRDDEPPADSVETIAEWADEPSSEKLDRGDETPADSVETIAEWADEPSNEKLDRDDEPPADSVETIAEWADEPSSEKLDRDDEPPADSVETIAEWADEPPNEKLDRDDEPPAVSVETIAEWAVEPSSEKLDRDDEPPADSVETIAEWAVEPPNEKLDRDDEPPADSVETIAEWADEPSKWADEPSNGKFYRDDEPPADSEETIADWADEPSSEKLDRDDEPPADSVETIAEWADEPPNEKLDRDDEPPADSVETIAEWADEPSSEKLDRDVEPPADSVETIAEWADEPSNEKLDRDDEPPADSVETIAEWADEPSNKKLDRDGDPPADSVETIAEWADEPPNEKLDRDDEPPADSVETIAEWADERSNEECLEATSTFAAYCRFRASLSCGLMKLTPLKTGPFPIETAFIVTGPPKKRAFTQRKVCPIKAAVIVTGPPKIRAFTPKKVCPIKTSFCVTEPPKKKAFTCKFFVPSKT from the exons atgagaa taTGGGCTGATGAGCCCCCTaacgagaagttggatagagatgatgagccaccagcagactcagtggaaactattgcagaatgggctgatgagccctctagtgagaagttggatagaggTGATGAGacaccagcagactcagtagaaactattgcagaatgggctgatgagccctctaacgagaagttggatagagatgatgagccaccagcagactcagtagaaactattgcagaatgggctgatgagccctctagtgagaagttggatagagatgatgagccaccagcagactcagtagaaactattgcagaatgggctgatgagccccctaacgagaagttggatagagatgatgagccaccagcagtctcagtagaaactattgcagaatgggctGTTGAGCCCTCtagtgagaagttggatagagatgatgagccaccggCAGACTCAGTAGAAACGATTGCAGAATGGGCTGTTGAGCCCCCTaacgagaagttggatagagatgatgagccaccagcagactcagtagaaactattgcagaatgggctGATGAGCCCTCTA aatgggctGATGAGCCCTCTAACGGGAAGTTttatagagatgatgagccaccagcagactcagaAGAAACTATTGCAGATTGGGCTGATGAGCCCTCtagtgagaagttggatagagatgatgagccaccagcagactcagtagaaactattgcagaatgggctGATGAGCCCCCTAACGAGAAGTtagatagagatgatgagccaccagcagactcagtagaaactattgcagaatgggctgatgagccctctagtgagaagttggatagagatgttgagccaccagcagactcagtagaaactattgcagaatgggctgatgagccctctaacgagaagttggatagagatgatgagccaccagcagactcagtagaaactattgcagaatgggctgatgagccctctaacaagaagttggatagagatggtgatccaccagcagactcagtagaaactattgcagaatgggctgatgagccccctaacgagaagttggatagagatgatgagccaccagcagactcagtagaaactattgcagaatgggctgatgagcgctCTAATGAGGAATGTTTGGAAGCCACCTCTACCTTTGCAGCATATTGTCGTTTTAGAGCTTCTCTTAGTTGTGGCCTTATGAAACTAACGCCCTTAAAAACAGGACCATTTCCGATCGAAACAGCCTTTATCGTTACAGGCCCACCGAAGAAGAGGGCCTTTACTCAACGGAAGGTGTGTCCTATTAAGGCGGCCGTCATAGTCACAGGCCCTCCAAAGATAAGAGCATTTACTCCAAAGAAGGTCTGTCCCATTAAAACGTCCTTTTGTGTTACTGAACCACCGAAGAAGAAGGCATTCACTTGTAAATTTTTTGTACCAAGTAAAACTTAA